A stretch of the Filimonas lacunae genome encodes the following:
- a CDS encoding family 78 glycoside hydrolase catalytic domain has translation MKALLIAITCLVCLTATAQVQVHHLRCEMLENPVGVDAQQPRISWQLSSTQRDVQQTAYEIIAASSREKLAANAGDLWQSGKVSSTQNAWVSYAGKALAANSYCYWKVKVYTNKGVTGWSEPAYWLNSLQPAQWKAKWIGMDSAFAWDSVSQWSRLSARYAGKVFTHTKKVKQAVAYIAGVGLYELYMNGNKVGSQVLSPAPTDYRKAVLYNSYDVTALMQQPKQDIMVALGNGRFFTMRQNYKPAKINTFGYPKLLFQLELTYTDGTRETVISDGSWKLNADGPIRSNNEYDGETYDANKALTGKRSLALASVAEGWMPVQLVAAPGGVLKAQVSEPMRVMKTLKPVSIRPSANGYILDMGQNFAGWLQMKVQGKQGDKVTMRFAESLQPNGNLYTANLRDARATNTYTLKGGGVETWHPAFVYQGFRYVEVTGFPGKPAADNFEGQLVYDALETTGQLQTSDTIINKIIRNAWWGIASNYKGMPVDCPQRNERQPWLGDRATGALGESFLFGNGNLYAKWLDDIEDAQTAEGAIPDVAPAYWNYYSDNVTWPGTYLMVADMLYKQYGNAQPIVKHYASMKKWMRYMQGKYLKNYLLTKDKYGDWCVPPEDLHMIRSRDSLRNTNGTLIATATYYQMLQYMQQFAKLAGQQEDVVGFATLADSVKKAFHTTFYRAQQKCYDNNTATANLLPLYYGMVPAELEEGVFNSLYNTVKITNHMHVSTGVIGIQYLMRGLTRFQRSDIAYTLASNKTYPSWGYMTENGASTIWELWNGNTADPQMNSQNHVMLLGDLLVWLFENAGGIQSAGAGFRSIVMKPENMDGLTYVNASYQSVNGAIVSNWQKKEDLFNWQVTIPANTQATLYIPANDSAGVTEGGKPAAKAAGVRFLRMEGRTAVYSVASGSYHFSSALLWKKGIVTDEFIFSQSPFPESHSSTIAETPKGLIAAWFGGTKEGNKDVEIYTSRLVNGQWTTPVSVANGVVNDSVRIACYNPVLYQVPHGDLLLFYKIGNKVANWKGWMIRSKDNGISWSSPEALPEGFLGPIKNKPVQVGNVLICPSSTEGNGWRVHFETTTDEGKTWNKIGPLNDGKTINAIQPSILHYADGRLQILCRTRNRSIAEAWSSDGGKTWGEMKLIHLPNNNSGTDAITLKDGRQLLVYNHVKPDASLSNGKGPRTPLNVALSKDGKTWYASLVLEDSPVSQYSYPSVMQSADGMVHIVYTWRRERIKYVKIDPAKLEMKEIINEQWPGAAISPATNASHEEP, from the coding sequence ATGAAAGCCTTATTAATTGCCATAACATGTTTAGTATGCCTTACTGCTACCGCACAGGTGCAGGTGCATCATTTGCGTTGCGAAATGCTGGAAAATCCGGTAGGAGTAGATGCACAACAGCCGCGCATCAGCTGGCAACTGAGCAGCACACAGCGTGATGTGCAGCAAACTGCCTATGAAATTATTGCCGCTTCTTCCCGCGAAAAGCTGGCTGCCAATGCAGGCGATCTGTGGCAATCGGGCAAAGTAAGCAGTACGCAAAATGCCTGGGTAAGCTATGCAGGAAAAGCTTTGGCTGCCAACAGCTATTGCTACTGGAAAGTAAAAGTATATACCAATAAAGGCGTTACGGGATGGAGTGAACCTGCTTACTGGTTAAACAGCCTGCAACCGGCACAATGGAAAGCGAAATGGATAGGCATGGATTCGGCCTTTGCCTGGGATAGTGTAAGCCAGTGGTCGCGTTTAAGTGCGCGTTATGCAGGTAAAGTATTTACACATACCAAAAAAGTAAAACAGGCCGTAGCCTATATAGCAGGTGTTGGCTTATACGAATTATACATGAATGGCAACAAAGTTGGCAGCCAGGTATTATCACCTGCGCCTACCGATTACCGGAAGGCTGTTTTATATAACAGTTATGATGTAACAGCCCTGATGCAGCAGCCTAAGCAGGATATTATGGTAGCATTAGGTAATGGCCGCTTTTTTACCATGCGCCAGAACTATAAGCCTGCTAAAATTAATACGTTCGGTTATCCTAAGCTGTTGTTTCAGCTGGAGTTGACTTATACAGATGGCACCAGGGAAACGGTGATAAGTGATGGTAGCTGGAAGCTGAACGCAGATGGCCCCATACGTAGCAATAACGAATATGATGGCGAAACATACGACGCCAATAAAGCGCTTACCGGTAAAAGGTCACTGGCATTGGCCAGTGTTGCCGAAGGATGGATGCCGGTTCAACTGGTAGCTGCGCCCGGTGGTGTGTTAAAAGCACAGGTGAGCGAGCCTATGCGGGTGATGAAAACGTTGAAACCCGTATCTATACGCCCCAGCGCCAATGGTTATATACTGGACATGGGACAAAACTTTGCAGGATGGTTACAAATGAAAGTGCAGGGTAAGCAAGGCGATAAGGTTACCATGCGTTTTGCGGAAAGCCTGCAGCCGAATGGTAATTTATATACCGCCAACCTGCGTGATGCCAGAGCTACCAACACCTACACCCTGAAAGGGGGTGGAGTAGAAACCTGGCATCCGGCATTTGTGTACCAGGGATTTCGTTATGTAGAGGTAACCGGTTTCCCCGGCAAACCTGCTGCTGATAATTTTGAAGGACAGTTAGTGTATGATGCGCTGGAAACTACAGGTCAGCTGCAAACCTCAGATACCATTATCAATAAAATTATCCGTAACGCCTGGTGGGGCATTGCTTCCAACTATAAAGGCATGCCGGTAGATTGTCCGCAACGGAACGAGCGCCAGCCCTGGCTGGGCGACCGTGCTACCGGTGCATTAGGCGAAAGCTTTTTGTTTGGTAACGGAAACCTGTATGCCAAATGGCTGGATGATATTGAAGACGCGCAAACCGCAGAAGGTGCTATACCCGATGTGGCTCCGGCTTACTGGAACTATTACTCAGACAACGTTACCTGGCCGGGCACATACCTGATGGTAGCGGATATGTTATACAAGCAGTATGGCAATGCACAGCCGATAGTAAAGCATTACGCTTCTATGAAAAAGTGGATGCGCTATATGCAAGGCAAGTACCTGAAAAACTACCTGCTTACAAAAGATAAGTATGGCGATTGGTGCGTGCCGCCGGAAGATTTACACATGATCCGCTCGCGCGATTCCCTGCGCAACACCAATGGAACCCTTATAGCTACTGCTACTTACTACCAGATGTTGCAATATATGCAGCAGTTTGCAAAGCTGGCAGGACAGCAGGAAGATGTAGTGGGTTTTGCCACACTGGCCGATTCTGTAAAAAAAGCTTTTCATACCACCTTTTACCGTGCACAGCAGAAATGCTATGATAATAACACGGCTACTGCCAACCTGCTGCCTTTGTATTATGGCATGGTGCCGGCCGAGCTGGAAGAGGGTGTGTTTAACAGCCTGTACAATACTGTAAAAATTACCAATCACATGCATGTGAGCACAGGGGTAATAGGCATTCAATACCTGATGCGTGGTTTAACCCGCTTTCAGCGTTCAGATATTGCTTATACACTGGCTTCCAATAAAACTTATCCCAGCTGGGGTTACATGACAGAGAATGGCGCTTCTACCATATGGGAGTTGTGGAATGGCAACACTGCCGACCCACAGATGAACTCACAAAACCATGTGATGTTGCTGGGCGATTTACTGGTGTGGTTGTTTGAAAATGCCGGCGGCATTCAATCTGCCGGCGCCGGCTTTCGTTCTATTGTTATGAAGCCGGAGAATATGGATGGACTTACTTATGTAAACGCCAGCTACCAAAGCGTAAACGGTGCCATCGTAAGCAACTGGCAAAAGAAAGAAGACCTGTTTAACTGGCAGGTGACTATTCCTGCTAACACACAAGCGACATTGTATATACCTGCTAACGACAGTGCAGGTGTAACAGAAGGCGGGAAACCTGCTGCCAAAGCTGCTGGTGTTCGCTTTTTACGCATGGAAGGGCGCACGGCTGTGTATAGCGTGGCTTCGGGTAGCTATCATTTCTCTTCTGCCTTGTTATGGAAAAAAGGTATTGTAACAGATGAATTCATCTTTAGTCAATCTCCTTTTCCCGAAAGTCATTCTTCTACGATAGCGGAAACGCCTAAAGGTTTGATTGCAGCATGGTTTGGCGGAACGAAGGAAGGCAATAAAGACGTAGAGATATATACCAGCCGCCTGGTGAATGGCCAATGGACCACTCCTGTATCGGTAGCCAATGGTGTGGTAAATGACAGCGTGCGTATTGCCTGTTACAACCCGGTGTTATACCAGGTGCCGCACGGCGATTTGCTGTTGTTTTATAAAATAGGCAACAAAGTGGCTAACTGGAAAGGATGGATGATTCGCTCAAAGGATAATGGTATCAGCTGGAGCAGCCCGGAAGCTTTGCCAGAAGGATTCCTGGGCCCTATTAAAAATAAACCGGTGCAGGTGGGTAATGTGCTCATTTGCCCATCCAGCACGGAAGGAAACGGCTGGCGTGTACATTTTGAAACTACTACCGATGAAGGTAAAACCTGGAATAAGATAGGGCCATTGAATGATGGCAAAACCATTAACGCTATACAGCCCAGCATACTGCATTATGCAGATGGCCGCTTACAGATATTGTGCAGAACCCGCAACAGAAGCATTGCCGAAGCGTGGAGCAGTGATGGGGGCAAAACCTGGGGCGAAATGAAACTGATCCATTTGCCTAACAACAATTCCGGCACAGATGCCATTACCTTAAAAGATGGCAGGCAACTGCTGGTATACAACCACGTAAAACCTGATGCGTCTTTATCGAATGGGAAAGGGCCCAGAACGCCGTTAAACGTAGCGTTGTCAAAAGATGGCAAAACCTGGTATGCATCGCTGGTGCTGGAAGATTCACCGGTGAGCCAGTATTCTTATCCCAGTGTAATGCAATCGGCCGATGGTATGGTGCATATCGTGTACACCTGGCGCAGGGAGCGGATTAAATATGTAAAAATTGATCCGGCTAAACTGGAAATGAAAGAGATTATTAACGAGCAATGGCCGGGTGCTGCAATTTCACCTGCCACAAATGCATCACATGAAGAACCTTAG
- a CDS encoding alpha/beta hydrolase family protein translates to MKNLRTIWVAAGMLLLGNAYAQQNTDAGYKRTLREVLATIETQYGVRIKYADSLVAGKWVTYADWRFRNDVEATLDNVLAPLDLKVKKEKDKLYKLSVYEYYRWTVADGWAELDRLAAQYHNREEWEQRKSVLQPCLLEALQLQPLPAAPKSQPIVTAERKFNGYTVRNIAIEILPGVYINGSLYKPAKYKGKIPVILNPDGHWEKQRYRPDCQYRCAALARMGAMAFSYDLFAWGESLLQFAQEDHRRSLAMSVQVLGSIRILDYLLQLKDADTARVAITGGSGAGSHTVLMAAIDNRIKVSAPVVSLSSYFYGGCPCESGMPIHSCGNRTDNVEIAAMTAPRPQLVVSDGKDWTDKMPEHDFPYLQKIYGYYQQSGQVENVHLPAEGHDFGINKRTAVYRFMAKHLGLQLNAIQDAAGNIDESTLTIEKEQALYVFGDKGEQLPANAIHGFAQLEKIWNTK, encoded by the coding sequence ATGAAGAACCTTAGAACGATATGGGTGGCCGCTGGAATGTTGTTGCTGGGTAATGCCTATGCGCAACAGAATACAGATGCAGGTTATAAAAGAACCTTGCGCGAGGTGCTGGCTACTATTGAAACCCAATACGGGGTAAGGATTAAATATGCAGATAGCCTGGTAGCGGGCAAATGGGTTACTTATGCCGACTGGCGTTTTCGCAATGATGTAGAAGCCACGTTGGACAATGTGCTTGCGCCGCTGGATTTAAAAGTGAAAAAAGAAAAGGACAAACTATATAAGCTCAGCGTATACGAGTATTACCGCTGGACGGTGGCTGATGGATGGGCGGAACTAGACAGGCTGGCCGCGCAATACCACAACCGCGAAGAGTGGGAGCAGCGTAAAAGTGTTTTGCAACCTTGCTTGCTGGAAGCTTTACAACTACAGCCATTACCGGCAGCGCCAAAATCGCAGCCGATCGTCACTGCTGAGCGTAAGTTTAATGGCTACACTGTACGCAACATTGCTATTGAAATATTACCGGGTGTATACATCAACGGATCGTTATACAAACCGGCTAAGTATAAAGGAAAGATACCGGTGATACTGAATCCCGATGGGCATTGGGAAAAACAACGTTATCGGCCCGATTGCCAGTATCGCTGTGCAGCGCTGGCCAGGATGGGCGCTATGGCTTTCAGCTATGATCTGTTTGCCTGGGGCGAATCGTTATTACAATTTGCCCAGGAAGATCACCGCAGAAGCCTGGCCATGAGTGTGCAGGTGTTAGGCTCTATACGCATACTCGATTACCTGTTACAATTAAAAGATGCTGATACGGCACGGGTGGCTATTACAGGTGGCTCAGGCGCTGGCAGTCACACCGTGTTGATGGCGGCTATAGACAACCGTATTAAAGTAAGTGCGCCGGTGGTTTCGTTAAGTTCTTATTTCTATGGTGGCTGCCCTTGTGAAAGTGGTATGCCTATACATAGCTGTGGTAACCGTACCGATAACGTGGAAATTGCTGCTATGACCGCTCCACGTCCGCAACTGGTGGTAAGTGATGGTAAAGACTGGACAGATAAAATGCCGGAGCATGATTTTCCCTACCTGCAAAAAATATATGGTTATTACCAGCAAAGCGGCCAGGTGGAGAACGTTCACCTGCCTGCTGAGGGACACGATTTTGGCATTAACAAGCGCACCGCTGTATACCGCTTTATGGCAAAGCATCTGGGCCTGCAACTGAATGCTATACAGGATGCTGCCGGTAACATAGATGAAAGCACACTGACCATTGAGAAAGAGCAGGCATTGTATGTGTTTGGCGATAAAGGCGAGCAACTTCCGGCCAATGCTATTCATGGTTTTGCGCAGCTGGAAAAAATATGGAATACTAAATAA
- a CDS encoding sugar phosphate isomerase/epimerase family protein, giving the protein MMLYKKNVLLLGLLLVMAAADAGAQRYKVGLIDLMLLKRQKVGAITLTRQLGADGVEIDLGGLGNRPTFDNKLLVDSLRQEFINKAKEEKVEIFSLAMTGYYAQSFCNRTEYIQSIQDCITSMQLMNVKVAFLPLGVQCDLRKNPEVRDSVVARLKVAGAMAEKAGVVIGIETALTASEEVRLLKEINSPGIKIYFNFSNPLKEGRDLYKELTILGKDRICMIHCTNKDSVWLQNDAQIDMVKVKKVLDKMKWSGWLVIERSRDASKPKDVKGNYGANTAYLKKIFQSGKK; this is encoded by the coding sequence ATGATGCTATATAAGAAGAATGTATTGCTGTTAGGCCTGTTACTGGTAATGGCTGCGGCCGATGCCGGTGCACAGCGCTATAAGGTAGGATTAATTGATTTAATGCTGTTGAAGCGCCAGAAGGTAGGTGCTATCACCTTAACCCGCCAGCTGGGTGCAGATGGTGTGGAAATTGATTTAGGCGGCCTGGGCAACCGGCCTACGTTTGATAACAAGCTGTTGGTAGACTCGCTGCGCCAGGAGTTTATCAATAAAGCCAAAGAAGAAAAGGTAGAGATATTTTCACTGGCTATGACCGGGTATTATGCCCAGTCGTTCTGCAACCGTACAGAGTATATACAATCTATACAGGACTGTATCACCTCTATGCAACTGATGAATGTAAAAGTAGCTTTCCTGCCATTGGGGGTACAATGCGATTTGCGTAAGAACCCGGAAGTGCGCGATTCGGTAGTGGCCCGTTTAAAAGTGGCCGGCGCTATGGCGGAAAAAGCGGGTGTGGTAATTGGCATTGAAACCGCACTGACTGCATCGGAAGAAGTGCGGCTGTTAAAAGAAATCAACTCACCCGGTATTAAAATCTATTTCAATTTCTCTAATCCTTTAAAGGAAGGACGCGATCTGTATAAAGAGCTGACCATATTGGGCAAAGACCGCATTTGCATGATACACTGTACCAACAAGGATAGTGTTTGGTTACAGAACGATGCGCAAATTGATATGGTGAAAGTGAAGAAGGTACTGGATAAGATGAAGTGGAGCGGCTGGCTGGTGATTGAACGTTCCCGCGATGCTTCTAAACCGAAAGATGTAAAAGGTAACTACGGTGCTAATACCGCCTACCTGAAAAAGATATTTCAATCAGGCAAAAAATAA
- a CDS encoding L-rhamnose mutarotase, with protein sequence MNKRCFLLLAIYVLLASALHADAADIFVSIQGNDTYDGTAGHPKATLQAALRLAREWRRLHNSGVQGGIHIIVQGGTYRLYDPVLIRPEDSGTPESPTIIEAAAGEQPIISGGITINGWKRAQQTPAGLPAVAKGKVWVAPVPATGGVSLLFRQLWVNNRKATRARYSNGDSMCRIISWNHATGECWIPTPATPSLQQAAGVEMLIHQWWAIANLRVKAMLVQGDSTKLSFEQPESIVQNEHPWPAPWQSTHTGNSAFYLTNAIQFLDEPGEWYLDVAAGQLYYWPRADENLLTQEVVAPVQETLVKVSGTIDNPVGYVQFKGIAFEHTSWLRPSLQGHVPLQAGMYMLDAYKLKVPGTPDKKGLENQAWIGRPPAAAEVMFAHDTRFEGCRFRHLASTGLDYKRGTRQDDITGNVFSDIGGTGIQVGVYSDEPFETHLPYLPVDNREVCSYTNINNNLVTDVTNEDWGTLGISAGYVKNITIEHNEVSEVSYSGISVGWGWTRTVNVMQNNRVLRNKIHHYGRHMYDVAAIYTLSAQPGSVISENYIDSIYKAPYAHLPAHWFYLYSDEGTAYYTVNNNWCPAKKFLQNANGPNNNWFNNGPQVTDSVKQLAGLQPAYRSLLCNQALVDNRVLINSYSPTVTQRAIAEKPVIIEMVTPKATKQYAHRIQEVLNRHAAHYDGLQQWKNHYVVFAVMPNAHEVVALLKKAVPDATVTLYDSCFYVFDRSKCDSTTVAEEWEHTLLTANLVADTALQQQYLQYHATQYSQWPELAKGFCHARFQQLLLYRNGRQLMLVISIPKGEKLDNLNPKTTENNPRVVEWNTLMKKYQEGIAGTAPGEVWVELK encoded by the coding sequence ATGAATAAACGATGTTTTCTGTTGCTGGCTATTTATGTTTTGCTGGCATCTGCCCTACACGCAGATGCCGCAGACATTTTTGTGAGCATACAGGGAAATGATACTTACGATGGCACTGCCGGGCATCCCAAAGCCACTTTGCAGGCTGCTTTGCGGCTGGCAAGAGAATGGCGGCGATTGCATAACAGTGGTGTGCAGGGCGGCATTCATATTATTGTACAGGGCGGCACTTACCGCTTATACGATCCGGTGCTGATTCGGCCGGAAGATTCGGGTACACCCGAAAGTCCTACCATTATAGAAGCGGCAGCTGGTGAGCAGCCCATCATCAGTGGCGGTATCACTATCAACGGCTGGAAACGTGCACAGCAAACACCTGCGGGCCTTCCTGCTGTTGCTAAAGGTAAAGTGTGGGTGGCGCCTGTGCCAGCTACCGGGGGAGTTTCATTGCTGTTCAGGCAGCTGTGGGTGAACAACCGTAAAGCTACCCGCGCACGGTATAGTAATGGAGATAGTATGTGTCGTATTATATCGTGGAACCATGCTACCGGAGAATGCTGGATACCTACACCGGCTACGCCCTCCCTGCAACAGGCAGCAGGTGTGGAAATGCTGATACATCAGTGGTGGGCTATAGCCAATCTGCGTGTAAAAGCGATGCTGGTACAAGGGGATAGTACTAAACTGTCTTTTGAACAACCGGAAAGCATTGTACAAAACGAACATCCCTGGCCGGCTCCGTGGCAATCGACCCACACGGGTAATTCTGCTTTTTATCTCACCAATGCGATACAGTTTTTAGATGAGCCGGGAGAATGGTACCTGGATGTGGCTGCCGGGCAATTGTATTACTGGCCCAGGGCAGATGAAAACCTGCTGACACAGGAAGTGGTAGCACCCGTACAGGAAACACTGGTAAAAGTGAGTGGCACTATCGATAATCCGGTTGGTTATGTACAGTTTAAGGGTATTGCATTTGAACATACCAGCTGGTTACGTCCTTCTTTACAAGGGCATGTGCCTTTGCAGGCAGGCATGTATATGCTGGATGCCTATAAGCTGAAAGTGCCTGGTACGCCGGATAAAAAAGGATTGGAAAATCAGGCATGGATAGGAAGGCCTCCGGCGGCTGCCGAAGTCATGTTTGCGCATGATACCCGCTTTGAAGGTTGCCGTTTCAGGCACCTGGCTTCTACAGGGCTGGACTATAAAAGAGGTACCCGGCAGGATGACATTACCGGTAACGTATTCAGTGATATTGGTGGCACAGGCATACAGGTGGGCGTATACTCAGATGAACCCTTTGAAACGCATTTGCCATACCTGCCGGTAGATAACCGCGAAGTGTGCAGCTATACCAACATCAACAATAACCTGGTAACAGATGTAACCAATGAAGACTGGGGTACACTGGGCATTAGCGCCGGGTATGTGAAGAATATAACCATTGAGCATAACGAAGTAAGTGAGGTAAGCTACTCCGGCATTAGTGTAGGCTGGGGCTGGACACGCACGGTAAACGTGATGCAGAACAACCGGGTGCTGCGTAATAAAATACATCATTACGGCAGGCATATGTATGATGTGGCTGCTATCTATACTTTATCGGCGCAGCCCGGATCGGTGATCAGTGAAAACTATATCGACAGTATTTATAAAGCGCCGTACGCGCATTTGCCTGCACACTGGTTTTACTTGTATTCAGATGAAGGCACGGCATATTATACGGTGAATAATAACTGGTGCCCGGCAAAGAAGTTTTTGCAGAATGCCAACGGTCCTAACAATAATTGGTTTAACAATGGCCCGCAGGTGACAGATAGTGTAAAGCAACTGGCTGGCCTGCAACCTGCTTACCGGTCATTGCTGTGTAATCAAGCCCTGGTGGATAACCGTGTATTGATTAATAGCTATTCGCCTACTGTAACGCAAAGGGCTATAGCAGAAAAGCCGGTAATTATAGAAATGGTAACACCCAAAGCCACGAAGCAATATGCCCACCGCATACAGGAAGTACTGAACAGGCATGCAGCACATTACGATGGATTGCAGCAATGGAAAAACCATTATGTGGTGTTTGCGGTAATGCCCAATGCCCATGAGGTAGTGGCATTGTTGAAAAAGGCTGTGCCAGATGCAACAGTGACATTATACGATAGTTGCTTTTATGTGTTTGACCGTAGTAAATGCGATAGCACAACAGTAGCGGAAGAATGGGAACATACCCTCTTAACAGCTAACCTGGTGGCAGATACAGCCTTGCAACAGCAATACCTGCAATACCATGCCACGCAATACAGTCAGTGGCCGGAGCTGGCCAAAGGGTTTTGCCATGCCCGCTTTCAGCAGTTGTTATTGTACAGGAATGGCCGCCAGCTGATGTTGGTGATAAGCATACCCAAAGGGGAGAAGCTGGATAATTTAAATCCTAAAACAACAGAGAATAACCCGCGCGTGGTGGAGTGGAATACGCTGATGAAAAAATACCAGGAAGGTATTGCCGGAACAGCGCCCGGTGAAGTGTGGGTGGAGTTGAAATAA
- a CDS encoding Gfo/Idh/MocA family protein, with translation MLNIGILGLGEGRSTMSAALNSKKFRLKTVCDRNEELCKQRAKEFDFHSYTTSYQDMLDDKEIDVIAIYTPDHLHAQHVTMALQHGKHVVCTKPFIDDLSKAQELLALSEATGKKVFIGQSSRFFEPMKRQRADYEAGIIGELITVEAYYHADHRWFLEKPWSLESSFKWLYGGLSHPVDFIRWYLPDIEEVMGYGMLSSNGRKGGLKHEDTMHFIFKSKDGRVARVSGAYTGPVQPVTRDSEMSCILRGTEGCSQGDYMDLRYAVTTNTGEEQIVTWEHKLKHYFRFEGKSHHAGEYQNYLEYFADSIENNTTAYPDIKEGIGTIALLQAMDKSLKTGTPVKIADILKAHDLTPELLQGAAVLP, from the coding sequence ATGTTAAACATAGGTATACTGGGATTAGGGGAGGGCAGAAGCACGATGTCTGCCGCGTTGAACAGCAAAAAGTTTCGTTTAAAAACGGTATGCGACCGTAACGAAGAGCTGTGTAAGCAGCGTGCCAAAGAATTTGATTTTCATAGCTACACCACCAGTTACCAGGATATGCTGGATGATAAAGAAATAGATGTAATTGCTATTTATACGCCCGATCACCTGCATGCACAGCATGTGACAATGGCATTGCAGCATGGCAAGCATGTAGTATGCACCAAACCGTTTATTGACGATTTATCCAAAGCACAGGAATTGCTGGCTTTGAGCGAAGCAACCGGCAAAAAAGTATTCATAGGGCAAAGCTCCCGCTTTTTTGAACCCATGAAACGGCAGCGTGCAGATTACGAAGCGGGTATTATTGGTGAGCTGATTACGGTAGAAGCCTATTATCATGCCGATCATCGCTGGTTTTTAGAAAAGCCCTGGTCGCTGGAAAGCAGTTTTAAATGGTTATATGGTGGGTTAAGTCACCCGGTTGATTTTATACGCTGGTACCTGCCTGATATAGAAGAAGTAATGGGTTATGGCATGTTAAGCAGCAATGGCAGAAAAGGTGGTTTGAAGCATGAAGATACCATGCACTTTATCTTTAAATCGAAAGATGGCCGTGTGGCGCGCGTAAGCGGCGCTTATACCGGACCGGTGCAGCCTGTTACCCGTGACAGTGAAATGAGCTGTATATTAAGAGGGACGGAAGGATGCAGCCAGGGCGACTACATGGATTTGCGTTATGCCGTAACTACCAACACCGGTGAAGAGCAGATCGTTACCTGGGAGCATAAGCTGAAACATTATTTCCGCTTTGAAGGCAAAAGCCATCATGCCGGAGAATACCAGAACTACCTGGAATATTTTGCAGACAGTATTGAAAATAATACTACCGCCTACCCGGATATTAAAGAAGGGATAGGCACGATTGCTTTGTTACAGGCGATGGATAAAAGCCTGAAAACAGGCACACCTGTGAAAATTGCCGACATACTGAAAGCGCACGATCTAACACCGGAGTTGTTACAGGGTGCCGCTGTTTTGCCATAA